One genomic segment of Vulpes vulpes isolate BD-2025 chromosome 2, VulVul3, whole genome shotgun sequence includes these proteins:
- the WNK4 gene encoding serine/threonine-protein kinase WNK4 isoform X7: protein MLAPPTSETAVPMSQAEADLGLRPPPPLAAAAGPPRLGPPPRRARRFSGKAEPRPRSSRLSRRSSVDLGLLSLWSQPASPVPEPPDPPDSAGAGPARSPPPSCPEPPEGTWTGGAPVKAADSTRPELPGSTGGPGGRDPPTVPEAAARERQREQEEKEDTETQAVATSPDGRYLKFDIEIGRGSFKTVYRGLDTDTTVEVAWCELQTRKLSRTERQRFSEEVEMLKGLQHPNIVRFYDSWKSVLRGQVCIVLVTELMTSGTLKTYLRRFREMKPRVLQRWSRQILRGLHFLHSRVPPILHRDLKCDNVFITGPSGSVKIGDLGLATLKRASFAKSVIGTPEFMAPEMYEEKYDEAVDVYAFGMCMLEMATSEYPYSECQNAAQIYRKVTSGNAPHFTKTGMQEDMFKGTKPNSFYKVKMPEVKEIIEGCIRTDKNERFTIQDLLAHAFFREERGVHVELAEEDDGEKPGLKLWLRMEDARRGGRPRDNQAIEFLFQLGRDAAEEVAQEMVALGLVCEADYQPVARAVRERVAAIQRKREKLRKARELEALPPAPGPQAATVPMTPGPPSVFPHEPEEPEADQHQPFLFRHASYSSTTSDCETDGYLSSSGFLDASDPAFQPPGGVPSSPAESHLCLPSAFALSIPRSGPGSDFSPGDSYASDAASGLSDVGEGMACMRRPPGRNLRRRPRSRLRVTSVSDQNDRVVECQLQTHNSKMVTFRFDLDGDSPEEIAAAMVYNEFILPSERAGFLSRIREIIQRVETLLKRDTGPVEAAEDPLGPQEEPVPLPALSSPLPDQSCAELQSSTSLEQRSWAAFSTSSSSPGTPLSPGNLFSPGTPETPVSPSPIFPITSSPYPSPSPFSQVSSNLPQHSPNSLLGFSPSAAQFPGPTSHYLQSSILPSPASSPSCSQLALSPPSFLSCPSTSPLPSTTAAPLLSLASAFSLAVMTVAQSLLSPSPGLLSQSPVAPPGPLPSLPLPAPTAASPPTAEIESEASPNPARPLLGEARLAPISEEGKPQLVGRFQVTSSKEPAEPLPLQPAFPTLSSSLKPPTPQLTSESSDTEDSAGSGPEAREALAESDRAAEGLGAGVEEEGDDGKEPRVGGSPPPQSHPSPVWMNYSYSSLCLSSEESESSGEDEEFWAQLQSLRQKHLSEVEALQTLQKKEIEDLYSRLGKQPPPGIVAPAAMLSSRQRRLSKGSFPTSRRNSLQRSEPLGPGIMRRNSLSGSSTGSQEQR from the exons ATGCTGGCACCCCCGACCTCCGAGACTGCAGTCCCCATGTCCCAGGCGGAGGCCGACCTGGGCCTGCGGCCCCCGCCGCctctcgccgccgccgccggtccACCCCGCCTCGGGCCCCCTCCTCGCCGGGCGCGCCGCTTCTCCGGGAAGGCTGAGCCCCGGCCGCGCTCTTCCCGTCTCAGCCGCCGAAGCTCGGTCGACTTGGGACTGCTGAGCTTGTGGTCCCAGCCAGCTTCACCCGTTCCGGAGCCCCCTGATCCTCCGGACTCCGCTGGTGCCGGCCCCGCGAGGAGCCCACCGCCTAGCTGTCCAGAGCCCCCCGAGGGCACGTGGACTGGGGGAGCCCCGGTGAAGGCTGCAGACTCCACGCGTCCAGAGCTCCCGGGCTCCacagggggccctgggggccgggATCCGCCGACTGTCCCTGAAGCTGCGGCTCGGGAGCGGCAGCGGGagcaggaggaaaaggaggacaCGGAGACCCAGGCAGTGGCAACGTCCCCGGATGGCCGGTACCTCAAGTTTGACATCGAGATTGGACGTGGCTCGTTCAAGACGGTGTATCGAGGGCTGGACACTGACACCACGGTGGAGGTGGCCTGGTGTGAGCTGCAG ACTCGGAAACTGTCTCGAACCGAGCGGCAGCGATTCTCTGAGGAAGTGGAGATGCTCAAGGGGCTGCAGCACCCCAACATCGTCCGCTTCTACGACTCGTGGAAGTCAGTGCTGAGGGGCCAGGTTTGCATTGTGCTGGTCACCGAACTCATGACCTCCGGCACCCTCAAGAC ATACCTGAGGCGATTCCGCGAGATGAAGCCACGAGTCCTTCAGCGCTGGAGCCGCCAGATCCTCCGGGGTCTTCATTTCCTACACTCCCGGGTACCCCCCATTCTGCACAGGGATCTCAAGTGCGACAACGTCTTTATTACGGGCCCTTCGGGTTCAGTCAAGATTGGGGACCTGGGCCTGGCCACGCTCAAGCGTGCCTCCTTTGCCAAGAGCGTGATCG GGACCCCTGAGTTCATGGCTCCTGAGATGTACGAGGAAAAGTACGATGAGGCCGTGGACGTGTACGCGTTCGGCATGTGCATGCTGGAGATGGCGACCTCGGAGTACCCTTACTCAGAGTGCCAGAATGCCGCGCAAATCTACCGCAAGGTCACTTCG GGTAATGCCCCGCACTTTACAAAAACTGGCATGCAGGAAGACATGTTCAAG GGCACAAAGCCAAACAGCTTCTACAAGGTGAAGATGCCCGAGGTGAAGGAGATCATTGAAGGCTGCATCCGCACGGATAAGAACGAGAG ATTCACCATCCAGGACCTGCTGGCTCACGCCTTCTTCCGCGAGGAGCGCGGCGTGCACGTGGAGCTGGCGGAGGAGGACGACGGTGAGAAGCCAGGCCTGAAGCTCTGGCTGCGCATGGAGGACgcgcggcgcggggggcgcccGCGGGACAACCAGGCCATAGAGTTCCTGTTCCAACTGGGCCGGGACGCGGCAGAGGAGGTGGCGCAGGAGATG GTGGCCCTGGGTTTAGTCTGTGAAGCTGATTACCAGCCAGTGGCCCGTGCAGTACGTGAACGAGTTGCTGCTATCCAGCGAAAGCGTGAGAAGCTGCGCAAAGCTAGGGAGTTGGAGGCCCTACCCCCTGCACCAGGACCTCAAGCAGCAACTGTCCCCATGACTCCTGGTCCCCCCAGTGTCTTCCCCCATGAGCCtgaggagccagaggcagaccAGCACCAGCCTTTCCTCTTCCGCCATGCCAGCTACTCATCTACCACCT cGGATTGCGAGACTGATGGCTACCTCAGCTCCTCCGGCTTCCTGGATGCCTCAGACCCTGCCTTTCAGCCCCCTGGGGGGGTGCCATCCAGCCCCGCTGAGTCCCATCTCTGCCTGCCCTCG GCTTTTGCCCTCTCCATCCCACGTTCTGGCCCTGGCAGCGACTTTTCCCCGGGAGACAG ctACGCCTCAGATGCAGCATCAGGCCTTAGTGATGTGGGAGAAGGGATGGCATGCATGAGGAGACCCCCAGGGAGAAATCTCCGGCGCAGACCGAGATCCCGGCTGCGGGTCACTAGT GTCTCAGACCAGAATGACAGAGTGGTTGAGTGCCAGCTACAGACCCACAATAGCAAGATGGTGACCTTCCGATTTGATCTGGATGGGGACAGCCCAGAGGAGATTGCAGCTGCCAtg GTATATAACGAGTTCATTCTGCCCTCGGAGCGAGCCGGCTTCCTGAGCCGTATTCGGGAGATTATCCAGCGAGTGGAGACCCTGTTGAAGAGAGATACTGGCCCTGTGGAGGCTGCTGAGGACCCCCTGGGCCCCCAG GAGGAGCCAGTACCATTGCCTGCTCTTTCAAGCCCCCTTCCAGACCAATCCTGTG CAGAGCTCCAGAGCAGCACTTCCCTGGAGCAGCGGAGCTGGGCAGCCTTCTCTACCTCCTCATCTTCTCCTGGAACCCCCTTGTCTCCTGGAAACCTGTTTTCCCCTGGAACCCCAGAAACCCCTGTTTCCCCAAGTCCCATCTTCCCCATCACTTCTTCCCCATACCCCAgcccttcccctttctcccaaGTCTCTTCAAATCTCCCCCAACACTCCCCCAACtctctgcttggattctctcccAGTGCTGCCCAGTTCCCTGGCCCAACCTCTCATTATCTGCAGAGCTCCATCCTCCCTtcacctgcctcctctcccagTTGTTCCCAGTTAgctctttctcccccttccttcctctcctgcccttccacttctcccctcccctccaccactgcagcccctctcctctctctggctAGTGCCTTCTCCCTGGCTGTGATGACTGTGGCCCAGTCCCTGCTGTCTCCCTCACCTGGGCTCCTGTCCCAGTCCCCTGTGGCCCCTCCTGGTCCTCTACCTAGCCTGCCCCTGCCCGCTCCCACTGCGGCTTCACCTCCAACAGCTGAGATAGAAAGTGAG gCCTCACCAAATCCTGCTCGGCCGCTCCTGGGTGAAGCCAGACTGGCACCCATCTCTGAAG AGGGAAAGCCACAGCTTGTGGGGCGTTTCCAAGTGACTTCATCCAAGGAACCGGCTGAGCCTCTTCCCCTGCAACCAGCATTCCCAACTCTCTCCAGTTCCCTGAAGCCTCCAACCCCTCAGCTGACCTCAGAGAGCTCAGACACAGAGGATAGTGCTGGAAGTGggccagaggccagggaggctcTGGCTGAGAGTGACCGTGCAGCCGAAGGCCTAGGGGCTGGAGTTGAGGAGGAAGGGGATGATGGGAAGGAACCCCGAGTGGggggcagccccccaccccagagtcaTCCCAGCCCGGTATGGATGAACTACTCCTACAGCAGCCTGTGTCTGAGCAGTGAGGAATCCgagagcagtggggaggatgAGGAATTCTGGGCTCAGCTGCAGAGCCTTCGGCAGAA GCACTTGTCAGAGGTGGAGGCACTACAGACACTACAGAAGAAGGAAATTGAGGACTTGTACAGCCGGCTTGGGAAGCAGCCCCCACCGGGGATAGTGGCCCCAGCTGCGATGCTGTCCAGCCGCCAGCGCCGCCTCTCTAAGGGCAGCTTTCCCACCTCCCGCCGCAACAGCCTGCAGCGCTCTGAGCCCCTGGGCCCGG
- the WNK4 gene encoding serine/threonine-protein kinase WNK4 isoform X3 translates to MLAPPTSETAVPMSQAEADLGLRPPPPLAAAAGPPRLGPPPRRARRFSGKAEPRPRSSRLSRRSSVDLGLLSLWSQPASPVPEPPDPPDSAGAGPARSPPPSCPEPPEGTWTGGAPVKAADSTRPELPGSTGGPGGRDPPTVPEAAARERQREQEEKEDTETQAVATSPDGRYLKFDIEIGRGSFKTVYRGLDTDTTVEVAWCELQTRKLSRTERQRFSEEVEMLKGLQHPNIVRFYDSWKSVLRGQVCIVLVTELMTSGTLKTYLRRFREMKPRVLQRWSRQILRGLHFLHSRVPPILHRDLKCDNVFITGPSGSVKIGDLGLATLKRASFAKSVIGTPEFMAPEMYEEKYDEAVDVYAFGMCMLEMATSEYPYSECQNAAQIYRKVTSGNAPHFTKTGMQEDMFKGTKPNSFYKVKMPEVKEIIEGCIRTDKNERFTIQDLLAHAFFREERGVHVELAEEDDGEKPGLKLWLRMEDARRGGRPRDNQAIEFLFQLGRDAAEEVAQEMVALGLVCEADYQPVARAVRERVAAIQRKREKLRKARELEALPPAPGPQAATVPMTPGPPSVFPHEPEEPEADQHQPFLFRHASYSSTTSDCETDGYLSSSGFLDASDPAFQPPGGVPSSPAESHLCLPSAFALSIPRSGPGSDFSPGDSYASDAASGLSDVGEGMACMRRPPGRNLRRRPRSRLRVTSVSDQNDRVVECQLQTHNSKMVTFRFDLDGDSPEEIAAAMVYNEFILPSERAGFLSRIREIIQRVETLLKRDTGPVEAAEDPLGPQEEPVPLPALSSPLPDQSCAELQSSTSLEQRSWAAFSTSSSSPGTPLSPGNLFSPGTPETPVSPSPIFPITSSPYPSPSPFSQVSSNLPQHSPNSLLGFSPSAAQFPGPTSHYLQSSILPSPASSPSCSQLALSPPSFLSCPSTSPLPSTTAAPLLSLASAFSLAVMTVAQSLLSPSPGLLSQSPVAPPGPLPSLPLPAPTAASPPTAEIESEASPNPARPLLGEARLAPISEEGKPQLVGRFQVTSSKEPAEPLPLQPAFPTLSSSLKPPTPQLTSESSDTEDSAGSGPEAREALAESDRAAEGLGAGVEEEGDDGKEPRVGGSPPPQSHPSPVWMNYSYSSLCLSSEESESSGEDEEFWAQLQSLRQKHLSEVEALQTLQKKEIEDLYSRLGKQPPPGIVAPAAMLSSRQRRLSKGSFPTSRRNSLQRSEPLGPGIMRRNSLSGSSTGSQEQRASKGVTFAGDVGRM, encoded by the exons ATGCTGGCACCCCCGACCTCCGAGACTGCAGTCCCCATGTCCCAGGCGGAGGCCGACCTGGGCCTGCGGCCCCCGCCGCctctcgccgccgccgccggtccACCCCGCCTCGGGCCCCCTCCTCGCCGGGCGCGCCGCTTCTCCGGGAAGGCTGAGCCCCGGCCGCGCTCTTCCCGTCTCAGCCGCCGAAGCTCGGTCGACTTGGGACTGCTGAGCTTGTGGTCCCAGCCAGCTTCACCCGTTCCGGAGCCCCCTGATCCTCCGGACTCCGCTGGTGCCGGCCCCGCGAGGAGCCCACCGCCTAGCTGTCCAGAGCCCCCCGAGGGCACGTGGACTGGGGGAGCCCCGGTGAAGGCTGCAGACTCCACGCGTCCAGAGCTCCCGGGCTCCacagggggccctgggggccgggATCCGCCGACTGTCCCTGAAGCTGCGGCTCGGGAGCGGCAGCGGGagcaggaggaaaaggaggacaCGGAGACCCAGGCAGTGGCAACGTCCCCGGATGGCCGGTACCTCAAGTTTGACATCGAGATTGGACGTGGCTCGTTCAAGACGGTGTATCGAGGGCTGGACACTGACACCACGGTGGAGGTGGCCTGGTGTGAGCTGCAG ACTCGGAAACTGTCTCGAACCGAGCGGCAGCGATTCTCTGAGGAAGTGGAGATGCTCAAGGGGCTGCAGCACCCCAACATCGTCCGCTTCTACGACTCGTGGAAGTCAGTGCTGAGGGGCCAGGTTTGCATTGTGCTGGTCACCGAACTCATGACCTCCGGCACCCTCAAGAC ATACCTGAGGCGATTCCGCGAGATGAAGCCACGAGTCCTTCAGCGCTGGAGCCGCCAGATCCTCCGGGGTCTTCATTTCCTACACTCCCGGGTACCCCCCATTCTGCACAGGGATCTCAAGTGCGACAACGTCTTTATTACGGGCCCTTCGGGTTCAGTCAAGATTGGGGACCTGGGCCTGGCCACGCTCAAGCGTGCCTCCTTTGCCAAGAGCGTGATCG GGACCCCTGAGTTCATGGCTCCTGAGATGTACGAGGAAAAGTACGATGAGGCCGTGGACGTGTACGCGTTCGGCATGTGCATGCTGGAGATGGCGACCTCGGAGTACCCTTACTCAGAGTGCCAGAATGCCGCGCAAATCTACCGCAAGGTCACTTCG GGTAATGCCCCGCACTTTACAAAAACTGGCATGCAGGAAGACATGTTCAAG GGCACAAAGCCAAACAGCTTCTACAAGGTGAAGATGCCCGAGGTGAAGGAGATCATTGAAGGCTGCATCCGCACGGATAAGAACGAGAG ATTCACCATCCAGGACCTGCTGGCTCACGCCTTCTTCCGCGAGGAGCGCGGCGTGCACGTGGAGCTGGCGGAGGAGGACGACGGTGAGAAGCCAGGCCTGAAGCTCTGGCTGCGCATGGAGGACgcgcggcgcggggggcgcccGCGGGACAACCAGGCCATAGAGTTCCTGTTCCAACTGGGCCGGGACGCGGCAGAGGAGGTGGCGCAGGAGATG GTGGCCCTGGGTTTAGTCTGTGAAGCTGATTACCAGCCAGTGGCCCGTGCAGTACGTGAACGAGTTGCTGCTATCCAGCGAAAGCGTGAGAAGCTGCGCAAAGCTAGGGAGTTGGAGGCCCTACCCCCTGCACCAGGACCTCAAGCAGCAACTGTCCCCATGACTCCTGGTCCCCCCAGTGTCTTCCCCCATGAGCCtgaggagccagaggcagaccAGCACCAGCCTTTCCTCTTCCGCCATGCCAGCTACTCATCTACCACCT cGGATTGCGAGACTGATGGCTACCTCAGCTCCTCCGGCTTCCTGGATGCCTCAGACCCTGCCTTTCAGCCCCCTGGGGGGGTGCCATCCAGCCCCGCTGAGTCCCATCTCTGCCTGCCCTCG GCTTTTGCCCTCTCCATCCCACGTTCTGGCCCTGGCAGCGACTTTTCCCCGGGAGACAG ctACGCCTCAGATGCAGCATCAGGCCTTAGTGATGTGGGAGAAGGGATGGCATGCATGAGGAGACCCCCAGGGAGAAATCTCCGGCGCAGACCGAGATCCCGGCTGCGGGTCACTAGT GTCTCAGACCAGAATGACAGAGTGGTTGAGTGCCAGCTACAGACCCACAATAGCAAGATGGTGACCTTCCGATTTGATCTGGATGGGGACAGCCCAGAGGAGATTGCAGCTGCCAtg GTATATAACGAGTTCATTCTGCCCTCGGAGCGAGCCGGCTTCCTGAGCCGTATTCGGGAGATTATCCAGCGAGTGGAGACCCTGTTGAAGAGAGATACTGGCCCTGTGGAGGCTGCTGAGGACCCCCTGGGCCCCCAG GAGGAGCCAGTACCATTGCCTGCTCTTTCAAGCCCCCTTCCAGACCAATCCTGTG CAGAGCTCCAGAGCAGCACTTCCCTGGAGCAGCGGAGCTGGGCAGCCTTCTCTACCTCCTCATCTTCTCCTGGAACCCCCTTGTCTCCTGGAAACCTGTTTTCCCCTGGAACCCCAGAAACCCCTGTTTCCCCAAGTCCCATCTTCCCCATCACTTCTTCCCCATACCCCAgcccttcccctttctcccaaGTCTCTTCAAATCTCCCCCAACACTCCCCCAACtctctgcttggattctctcccAGTGCTGCCCAGTTCCCTGGCCCAACCTCTCATTATCTGCAGAGCTCCATCCTCCCTtcacctgcctcctctcccagTTGTTCCCAGTTAgctctttctcccccttccttcctctcctgcccttccacttctcccctcccctccaccactgcagcccctctcctctctctggctAGTGCCTTCTCCCTGGCTGTGATGACTGTGGCCCAGTCCCTGCTGTCTCCCTCACCTGGGCTCCTGTCCCAGTCCCCTGTGGCCCCTCCTGGTCCTCTACCTAGCCTGCCCCTGCCCGCTCCCACTGCGGCTTCACCTCCAACAGCTGAGATAGAAAGTGAG gCCTCACCAAATCCTGCTCGGCCGCTCCTGGGTGAAGCCAGACTGGCACCCATCTCTGAAG AGGGAAAGCCACAGCTTGTGGGGCGTTTCCAAGTGACTTCATCCAAGGAACCGGCTGAGCCTCTTCCCCTGCAACCAGCATTCCCAACTCTCTCCAGTTCCCTGAAGCCTCCAACCCCTCAGCTGACCTCAGAGAGCTCAGACACAGAGGATAGTGCTGGAAGTGggccagaggccagggaggctcTGGCTGAGAGTGACCGTGCAGCCGAAGGCCTAGGGGCTGGAGTTGAGGAGGAAGGGGATGATGGGAAGGAACCCCGAGTGGggggcagccccccaccccagagtcaTCCCAGCCCGGTATGGATGAACTACTCCTACAGCAGCCTGTGTCTGAGCAGTGAGGAATCCgagagcagtggggaggatgAGGAATTCTGGGCTCAGCTGCAGAGCCTTCGGCAGAA GCACTTGTCAGAGGTGGAGGCACTACAGACACTACAGAAGAAGGAAATTGAGGACTTGTACAGCCGGCTTGGGAAGCAGCCCCCACCGGGGATAGTGGCCCCAGCTGCGATGCTGTCCAGCCGCCAGCGCCGCCTCTCTAAGGGCAGCTTTCCCACCTCCCGCCGCAACAGCCTGCAGCGCTCTGAGCCCCTGGGCCCGG
- the WNK4 gene encoding serine/threonine-protein kinase WNK4 isoform X6, translated as MLAPPTSETAVPMSQAEADLGLRPPPPLAAAAGPPRLGPPPRRARRFSGKAEPRPRSSRLSRRSSVDLGLLSLWSQPASPVPEPPDPPDSAGAGPARSPPPSCPEPPEGTWTGGAPVKAADSTRPELPGSTGGPGGRDPPTVPEAAARERQREQEEKEDTETQAVATSPDGRYLKFDIEIGRGSFKTVYRGLDTDTTVEVAWCELQTRKLSRTERQRFSEEVEMLKGLQHPNIVRFYDSWKSVLRGQVCIVLVTELMTSGTLKTYLRRFREMKPRVLQRWSRQILRGLHFLHSRVPPILHRDLKCDNVFITGPSGSVKIGDLGLATLKRASFAKSVIGTPEFMAPEMYEEKYDEAVDVYAFGMCMLEMATSEYPYSECQNAAQIYRKVTSGTKPNSFYKVKMPEVKEIIEGCIRTDKNERFTIQDLLAHAFFREERGVHVELAEEDDGEKPGLKLWLRMEDARRGGRPRDNQAIEFLFQLGRDAAEEVAQEMVALGLVCEADYQPVARAVRERVAAIQRKREKLRKARELEALPPAPGPQAATVPMTPGPPSVFPHEPEEPEADQHQPFLFRHASYSSTTSDCETDGYLSSSGFLDASDPAFQPPGGVPSSPAESHLCLPSAFALSIPRSGPGSDFSPGDSYASDAASGLSDVGEGMACMRRPPGRNLRRRPRSRLRVTSVSDQNDRVVECQLQTHNSKMVTFRFDLDGDSPEEIAAAMVYNEFILPSERAGFLSRIREIIQRVETLLKRDTGPVEAAEDPLGPQEEPVPLPALSSPLPDQSCELQSSTSLEQRSWAAFSTSSSSPGTPLSPGNLFSPGTPETPVSPSPIFPITSSPYPSPSPFSQVSSNLPQHSPNSLLGFSPSAAQFPGPTSHYLQSSILPSPASSPSCSQLALSPPSFLSCPSTSPLPSTTAAPLLSLASAFSLAVMTVAQSLLSPSPGLLSQSPVAPPGPLPSLPLPAPTAASPPTAEIESEASPNPARPLLGEARLAPISEEGKPQLVGRFQVTSSKEPAEPLPLQPAFPTLSSSLKPPTPQLTSESSDTEDSAGSGPEAREALAESDRAAEGLGAGVEEEGDDGKEPRVGGSPPPQSHPSPVWMNYSYSSLCLSSEESESSGEDEEFWAQLQSLRQKHLSEVEALQTLQKKEIEDLYSRLGKQPPPGIVAPAAMLSSRQRRLSKGSFPTSRRNSLQRSEPLGPGIMRRNSLSGSSTGSQEQRASKGVTFAGDVGRMVRAGPREGEPMEC; from the exons ATGCTGGCACCCCCGACCTCCGAGACTGCAGTCCCCATGTCCCAGGCGGAGGCCGACCTGGGCCTGCGGCCCCCGCCGCctctcgccgccgccgccggtccACCCCGCCTCGGGCCCCCTCCTCGCCGGGCGCGCCGCTTCTCCGGGAAGGCTGAGCCCCGGCCGCGCTCTTCCCGTCTCAGCCGCCGAAGCTCGGTCGACTTGGGACTGCTGAGCTTGTGGTCCCAGCCAGCTTCACCCGTTCCGGAGCCCCCTGATCCTCCGGACTCCGCTGGTGCCGGCCCCGCGAGGAGCCCACCGCCTAGCTGTCCAGAGCCCCCCGAGGGCACGTGGACTGGGGGAGCCCCGGTGAAGGCTGCAGACTCCACGCGTCCAGAGCTCCCGGGCTCCacagggggccctgggggccgggATCCGCCGACTGTCCCTGAAGCTGCGGCTCGGGAGCGGCAGCGGGagcaggaggaaaaggaggacaCGGAGACCCAGGCAGTGGCAACGTCCCCGGATGGCCGGTACCTCAAGTTTGACATCGAGATTGGACGTGGCTCGTTCAAGACGGTGTATCGAGGGCTGGACACTGACACCACGGTGGAGGTGGCCTGGTGTGAGCTGCAG ACTCGGAAACTGTCTCGAACCGAGCGGCAGCGATTCTCTGAGGAAGTGGAGATGCTCAAGGGGCTGCAGCACCCCAACATCGTCCGCTTCTACGACTCGTGGAAGTCAGTGCTGAGGGGCCAGGTTTGCATTGTGCTGGTCACCGAACTCATGACCTCCGGCACCCTCAAGAC ATACCTGAGGCGATTCCGCGAGATGAAGCCACGAGTCCTTCAGCGCTGGAGCCGCCAGATCCTCCGGGGTCTTCATTTCCTACACTCCCGGGTACCCCCCATTCTGCACAGGGATCTCAAGTGCGACAACGTCTTTATTACGGGCCCTTCGGGTTCAGTCAAGATTGGGGACCTGGGCCTGGCCACGCTCAAGCGTGCCTCCTTTGCCAAGAGCGTGATCG GGACCCCTGAGTTCATGGCTCCTGAGATGTACGAGGAAAAGTACGATGAGGCCGTGGACGTGTACGCGTTCGGCATGTGCATGCTGGAGATGGCGACCTCGGAGTACCCTTACTCAGAGTGCCAGAATGCCGCGCAAATCTACCGCAAGGTCACTTCG GGCACAAAGCCAAACAGCTTCTACAAGGTGAAGATGCCCGAGGTGAAGGAGATCATTGAAGGCTGCATCCGCACGGATAAGAACGAGAG ATTCACCATCCAGGACCTGCTGGCTCACGCCTTCTTCCGCGAGGAGCGCGGCGTGCACGTGGAGCTGGCGGAGGAGGACGACGGTGAGAAGCCAGGCCTGAAGCTCTGGCTGCGCATGGAGGACgcgcggcgcggggggcgcccGCGGGACAACCAGGCCATAGAGTTCCTGTTCCAACTGGGCCGGGACGCGGCAGAGGAGGTGGCGCAGGAGATG GTGGCCCTGGGTTTAGTCTGTGAAGCTGATTACCAGCCAGTGGCCCGTGCAGTACGTGAACGAGTTGCTGCTATCCAGCGAAAGCGTGAGAAGCTGCGCAAAGCTAGGGAGTTGGAGGCCCTACCCCCTGCACCAGGACCTCAAGCAGCAACTGTCCCCATGACTCCTGGTCCCCCCAGTGTCTTCCCCCATGAGCCtgaggagccagaggcagaccAGCACCAGCCTTTCCTCTTCCGCCATGCCAGCTACTCATCTACCACCT cGGATTGCGAGACTGATGGCTACCTCAGCTCCTCCGGCTTCCTGGATGCCTCAGACCCTGCCTTTCAGCCCCCTGGGGGGGTGCCATCCAGCCCCGCTGAGTCCCATCTCTGCCTGCCCTCG GCTTTTGCCCTCTCCATCCCACGTTCTGGCCCTGGCAGCGACTTTTCCCCGGGAGACAG ctACGCCTCAGATGCAGCATCAGGCCTTAGTGATGTGGGAGAAGGGATGGCATGCATGAGGAGACCCCCAGGGAGAAATCTCCGGCGCAGACCGAGATCCCGGCTGCGGGTCACTAGT GTCTCAGACCAGAATGACAGAGTGGTTGAGTGCCAGCTACAGACCCACAATAGCAAGATGGTGACCTTCCGATTTGATCTGGATGGGGACAGCCCAGAGGAGATTGCAGCTGCCAtg GTATATAACGAGTTCATTCTGCCCTCGGAGCGAGCCGGCTTCCTGAGCCGTATTCGGGAGATTATCCAGCGAGTGGAGACCCTGTTGAAGAGAGATACTGGCCCTGTGGAGGCTGCTGAGGACCCCCTGGGCCCCCAG GAGGAGCCAGTACCATTGCCTGCTCTTTCAAGCCCCCTTCCAGACCAATCCTGTG AGCTCCAGAGCAGCACTTCCCTGGAGCAGCGGAGCTGGGCAGCCTTCTCTACCTCCTCATCTTCTCCTGGAACCCCCTTGTCTCCTGGAAACCTGTTTTCCCCTGGAACCCCAGAAACCCCTGTTTCCCCAAGTCCCATCTTCCCCATCACTTCTTCCCCATACCCCAgcccttcccctttctcccaaGTCTCTTCAAATCTCCCCCAACACTCCCCCAACtctctgcttggattctctcccAGTGCTGCCCAGTTCCCTGGCCCAACCTCTCATTATCTGCAGAGCTCCATCCTCCCTtcacctgcctcctctcccagTTGTTCCCAGTTAgctctttctcccccttccttcctctcctgcccttccacttctcccctcccctccaccactgcagcccctctcctctctctggctAGTGCCTTCTCCCTGGCTGTGATGACTGTGGCCCAGTCCCTGCTGTCTCCCTCACCTGGGCTCCTGTCCCAGTCCCCTGTGGCCCCTCCTGGTCCTCTACCTAGCCTGCCCCTGCCCGCTCCCACTGCGGCTTCACCTCCAACAGCTGAGATAGAAAGTGAG gCCTCACCAAATCCTGCTCGGCCGCTCCTGGGTGAAGCCAGACTGGCACCCATCTCTGAAG AGGGAAAGCCACAGCTTGTGGGGCGTTTCCAAGTGACTTCATCCAAGGAACCGGCTGAGCCTCTTCCCCTGCAACCAGCATTCCCAACTCTCTCCAGTTCCCTGAAGCCTCCAACCCCTCAGCTGACCTCAGAGAGCTCAGACACAGAGGATAGTGCTGGAAGTGggccagaggccagggaggctcTGGCTGAGAGTGACCGTGCAGCCGAAGGCCTAGGGGCTGGAGTTGAGGAGGAAGGGGATGATGGGAAGGAACCCCGAGTGGggggcagccccccaccccagagtcaTCCCAGCCCGGTATGGATGAACTACTCCTACAGCAGCCTGTGTCTGAGCAGTGAGGAATCCgagagcagtggggaggatgAGGAATTCTGGGCTCAGCTGCAGAGCCTTCGGCAGAA GCACTTGTCAGAGGTGGAGGCACTACAGACACTACAGAAGAAGGAAATTGAGGACTTGTACAGCCGGCTTGGGAAGCAGCCCCCACCGGGGATAGTGGCCCCAGCTGCGATGCTGTCCAGCCGCCAGCGCCGCCTCTCTAAGGGCAGCTTTCCCACCTCCCGCCGCAACAGCCTGCAGCGCTCTGAGCCCCTGGGCCCGG